In Leptospira sp. WS58.C1, a single genomic region encodes these proteins:
- a CDS encoding DUF1304 domain-containing protein, with product MILAARILAGIVGLLHVWIFIMESVLWMRPRIHRRFGVSDTKTAEAMKAVFLNQGFYNLFLAIGALYGAIFFEIHPGYAPAILAFSCLSVFGAGLVLLVSKPAMARAAIIQGLPPLIAVVLYFISCNG from the coding sequence ATGATTTTAGCCGCAAGAATTTTGGCAGGTATCGTCGGCCTATTGCATGTTTGGATCTTTATTATGGAAAGTGTATTATGGATGCGACCTCGCATTCATAGAAGATTCGGAGTTTCGGATACAAAAACGGCAGAGGCGATGAAGGCTGTTTTTTTGAACCAAGGTTTTTATAATTTATTTCTTGCCATTGGAGCATTGTACGGAGCGATCTTTTTCGAGATCCATCCCGGTTATGCTCCGGCGATCTTGGCATTCTCTTGTCTTTCCGTTTTCGGAGCAGGGCTTGTGTTGTTAGTTTCTAAACCTGCAATGGCAAGGGCTGCGATTATCCAAGGACTTCCTCCTTTGATTGCAGTTGTTCTGTATTTTATTTCCTGTAACGGATAA
- a CDS encoding response regulator: MALRLNLHNPILIIEDQEENRELIARLARSFGVEADTAPDGKIGSEMAEKADYSLFLVDLEMPVMNGFDFIKKIQEKKPESLFIVISGNDVPEIIIEVMKLGIFDYLIKPINRERLYQVLNRISEFIRLKESERILIQENEERLKAQLNWILYKQSWLTDLEKNVDLSKSTLNNLKQSFFSGGGFGAIVSIVEMLQANAKREESGYNFSSDIIELLFENSFYVKKGLSSLEKSLSILNKDFQNSLRKTNSSEIYDLLEKSRLHLENSNQQYREKKNIFIPQITPPPNGFNLDVDAESLSRIFSELLVNSLKYSSNNSVINIYLSVSGGYLNINLKNEFDLRSVPGIPKNKELLVKQPFYRLAGFVDETLEGEEYFTGLGLTIVDFVIKKHGGIFSIHNVLDHSIGEKPVEVVLATVSLPIKN, translated from the coding sequence ATGGCATTAAGATTAAACCTACATAATCCAATTTTGATCATAGAAGATCAGGAGGAAAATCGAGAATTGATCGCTAGATTAGCCAGAAGTTTCGGCGTGGAGGCGGATACTGCTCCAGACGGGAAAATCGGCAGCGAAATGGCCGAAAAAGCTGACTATTCCCTCTTTTTAGTCGATCTAGAAATGCCCGTAATGAACGGATTTGATTTTATCAAAAAGATACAAGAGAAAAAGCCCGAGTCTCTATTCATCGTAATTTCCGGGAACGATGTTCCTGAAATTATTATCGAAGTGATGAAGTTGGGGATTTTCGACTATCTTATCAAGCCGATCAATAGGGAAAGATTATACCAAGTCTTAAACAGGATTTCGGAATTTATACGCTTAAAGGAGAGTGAAAGGATCCTGATACAGGAGAACGAAGAACGTCTTAAAGCCCAACTGAATTGGATCCTGTACAAACAATCCTGGCTGACCGATCTGGAAAAGAATGTAGATCTTTCCAAAAGTACTCTCAATAATCTCAAACAAAGCTTTTTTAGCGGAGGAGGCTTCGGAGCAATCGTAAGTATAGTCGAAATGCTCCAGGCGAACGCTAAAAGGGAAGAATCGGGCTATAATTTCTCCTCAGACATTATAGAATTACTATTTGAGAATTCATTTTATGTGAAAAAAGGGCTTAGCTCTCTAGAAAAGAGTTTATCGATTCTCAACAAGGACTTCCAAAATTCCTTGAGAAAGACGAATAGTTCCGAGATCTATGATCTATTGGAAAAATCCAGATTACATTTGGAGAATTCCAACCAACAATATAGGGAAAAAAAGAACATATTCATCCCTCAAATAACGCCTCCTCCCAATGGGTTCAATCTAGATGTGGACGCGGAGTCACTTTCCAGAATATTCAGCGAATTGTTGGTAAATTCCCTGAAATATTCATCTAATAATTCTGTCATAAACATTTATCTTTCCGTTTCCGGGGGATACTTGAATATCAATCTGAAAAACGAATTCGATCTGCGATCGGTCCCAGGTATCCCTAAAAACAAAGAACTACTGGTCAAACAACCGTTCTATCGACTCGCGGGTTTCGTGGATGAAACCTTGGAAGGTGAGGAATATTTTACCGGTTTAGGGTTAACGATAGTCGATTTTGTAATAAAAAAACACGGTGGGATATTCAGCATACATAACGTTCTTGATCATTCTATAGGAGAAAAACCTGTAGAAGTAGTACTAGCCACAGTTTCTTTGCCTATTAAAAATTAG
- a CDS encoding response regulator — MSKKILIVDDSPAQRKLVKVTLESKGYEVLEAENGAQGLELLSNDLKLVVCDVNMPIMDGVEFVEKVKSSGNYQFLPIVMLTTESQTAMKEKLVAQGIRAWITKPFSMDQLLSSVSKLVV, encoded by the coding sequence ATGTCTAAAAAAATATTGATCGTAGATGATTCTCCTGCCCAGAGAAAATTAGTGAAGGTAACCTTGGAATCAAAAGGTTACGAAGTATTGGAAGCGGAGAATGGAGCTCAAGGTTTAGAGTTACTGAGCAACGATCTTAAGCTGGTCGTTTGCGATGTGAACATGCCTATCATGGACGGAGTAGAGTTCGTTGAAAAGGTCAAATCTTCCGGTAACTATCAGTTCCTTCCGATCGTAATGTTAACTACAGAATCCCAAACTGCAATGAAGGAAAAGTTAGTAGCTCAAGGGATACGGGCATGGATCACAAAACCTTTCAGTATGGACCAACTACTTTCCTCCGTTTCTAAATTAGTGGTTTAA
- a CDS encoding lipid asymmetry maintenance protein MlaB has translation MNRKNKIKIKGELRARKLAAIRSRLLPYTDTDLSLDLSEINEFDTSSLQFLLSIRKELEANGNKLVVMSPSESVERIIRFYNKDFLLGSYLGTANEGINHGS, from the coding sequence ATGAACCGTAAAAATAAAATAAAAATCAAGGGAGAATTAAGAGCTCGTAAGTTAGCTGCAATACGCTCCCGGCTCCTTCCATACACGGACACCGATCTGAGTTTGGATCTTTCTGAAATTAACGAGTTCGACACATCCTCTTTGCAATTTTTACTCTCAATACGTAAGGAACTTGAGGCAAACGGAAACAAACTAGTCGTGATGTCTCCTTCAGAATCTGTGGAAAGAATAATAAGATTTTATAATAAAGATTTTCTATTAGGTTCGTATCTCGGAACGGCAAACGAAGGAATAAACCATGGATCCTAG
- a CDS encoding chemotaxis protein CheA produces the protein MDPREKPGFTDFVSETRDMLESLERDLVKIGEGNREKELLNSLFRSVHTIKGTAGMYDFSKIADFVHFLEETLDKVRSGNLEPSSNLIRIILQCKDHLFLRLENFELGEFESEEILKEGENLIFDLSKHSPGSLTSVKITPEKNSDNDNYKTWKIYISCGSNLFVNGLDPYPFLRYLSEKGTLSEIVLDEEKIPKFSDLEASGCFFDIEVVYKSDLTEEEILESFEFAGSDMKIRLESVSDPSSIHSDQNGITYQNGFQEKSETGPKNKSSASRSIRVDADKLDLVVDQVGEVVVISSALHQIALNLKDEFLEELTHRMSRLLEEIRSNSLKLRMVPVQTLFNRYSRVVFELGKQTGKSIRLEIRGGETELDKNLIDNLVDPLTHMVRNSIDHGIESSEEERTSLGKPSEALIILAASHKAGEIFIEISDDGRGIDPESVLKKAKEKGLYKEGDAIKEDQIYSLLFEPGFSTATSVTELSGRGVGLDVVKKNVESLRGRIEISSEKGKGTTFKIILPLTLANIDGFLLRIGKNKYAIPLDMVKECMEFHPKEFLVGEQNYIKVRDKVLPCVDMNDWFGEPIGTEGRRNLVIVNSGNLQAGLIVNELLGRIHSVIKPLGGLFEDAQGVSGFALMGDGSVAMIIDTTTLLSKVRLNNENTLNNELNQQITSLSGASN, from the coding sequence ATGGATCCTAGGGAAAAACCCGGCTTTACGGATTTCGTTTCCGAGACCAGGGACATGCTCGAGTCTCTCGAAAGAGACTTAGTTAAGATCGGTGAAGGGAACAGAGAAAAGGAACTACTGAATTCGTTATTCAGGTCGGTCCATACAATTAAAGGGACCGCCGGTATGTACGATTTCTCCAAAATTGCGGACTTCGTACATTTTTTAGAAGAAACCTTAGATAAGGTACGTTCCGGTAATTTGGAACCCTCAAGCAATCTGATCCGAATTATTCTACAATGTAAGGACCACTTATTTTTACGCTTGGAAAATTTCGAATTAGGAGAATTCGAAAGCGAGGAGATATTAAAAGAAGGTGAAAATCTTATTTTCGACCTTTCCAAACATAGCCCCGGCTCCCTAACTTCGGTCAAAATAACCCCCGAAAAAAATTCGGATAACGACAATTACAAAACTTGGAAGATATATATTTCATGCGGTAGTAATTTATTCGTTAACGGATTGGATCCATACCCTTTCCTAAGATATCTTTCGGAAAAAGGTACGTTAAGCGAGATCGTATTGGATGAAGAAAAGATCCCTAAATTTTCTGACCTGGAAGCATCCGGTTGCTTTTTCGATATAGAAGTTGTTTATAAGTCGGATCTTACTGAGGAAGAGATCCTAGAATCTTTCGAATTTGCCGGCTCGGATATGAAAATCCGACTCGAATCCGTTTCAGATCCTTCTTCTATTCACTCCGATCAAAATGGTATCACTTATCAAAACGGATTTCAGGAAAAATCGGAAACCGGGCCTAAAAATAAAAGTTCGGCCTCCAGAAGTATACGGGTCGATGCGGATAAGTTGGACTTAGTAGTAGATCAAGTGGGAGAAGTTGTAGTTATCTCTTCCGCCCTTCATCAGATAGCTCTAAACCTAAAGGACGAATTCTTAGAGGAACTCACGCATAGGATGTCTCGTCTCTTAGAAGAAATACGTTCCAATAGTTTAAAACTCAGAATGGTCCCCGTCCAAACCCTATTTAACAGGTATTCTAGAGTGGTCTTCGAACTGGGAAAACAAACCGGAAAATCCATCCGATTGGAGATCAGGGGCGGAGAAACCGAACTTGATAAAAACTTAATAGACAATCTAGTCGATCCGTTAACGCATATGGTCCGAAATTCTATAGATCACGGAATCGAGTCTTCGGAAGAAGAAAGGACAAGTTTAGGAAAACCTTCCGAAGCATTGATAATATTAGCTGCTTCGCATAAGGCCGGCGAGATCTTTATAGAGATATCCGATGACGGAAGAGGAATAGATCCCGAATCAGTCCTTAAAAAAGCGAAGGAGAAAGGCCTTTATAAGGAAGGAGATGCGATCAAAGAGGACCAGATCTATTCACTTTTATTCGAACCTGGATTTTCCACGGCTACAAGCGTAACCGAACTCTCAGGAAGAGGGGTTGGATTAGATGTGGTCAAAAAAAACGTAGAGTCGTTACGAGGTAGAATAGAGATCAGTTCAGAAAAGGGAAAAGGGACCACATTTAAGATCATACTTCCACTTACTCTCGCGAATATCGACGGATTCCTTTTGAGGATCGGAAAAAACAAATATGCGATCCCTTTAGACATGGTGAAGGAATGTATGGAATTCCATCCTAAGGAATTCCTAGTCGGAGAACAAAATTATATCAAGGTTCGCGACAAAGTCCTGCCTTGCGTTGATATGAACGACTGGTTCGGAGAACCGATAGGAACGGAAGGAAGAAGGAACCTAGTCATCGTAAACTCGGGGAATCTTCAAGCGGGATTGATCGTTAACGAACTTTTAGGTAGGATCCATTCCGTCATAAAACCGTTAGGCGGACTTTTTGAAGATGCCCAGGGTGTTAGCGGATTCGCTCTTATGGGAGACGGTTCCGTAGCAATGATTATAGATACGACAACGTTGCTTTCCAAAGTCAGGTTAAACAACGAAAACACACTAAACAATGAACTGAATCAGCAAATTACCAGCCTCTCGGGGGCTTCGAATTAA